From a region of the Listeria monocytogenes ATCC 19117 genome:
- a CDS encoding Crp/Fnr family transcriptional regulator → MFHTIDFSDIFSSDYSNKISFKKGEIIHSYRDYEEKTPQIGAILEGTAVLEGPTNEGRWMINALIGQHSLFGMESLLETKTAPELTEYRVRALENGTVLFIDREFLLNYLYANPQFFHLILDEVIVRYLFTSKNYKNINQAPIVKVTRILVEIIELLHLHQTEGAIELPVYVTQTFLADYCRSSRARVTEVLEELRESGLLLSKKPITISSHENLLNQIDSFQTGNGLLTR, encoded by the coding sequence ATGTTTCACACGATAGATTTTTCAGATATTTTTTCTAGTGATTATTCAAATAAGATTTCTTTTAAAAAAGGCGAAATTATTCATTCATATAGAGATTACGAAGAAAAGACGCCGCAAATAGGTGCTATTTTAGAGGGAACGGCTGTTTTAGAAGGTCCTACAAATGAAGGTCGCTGGATGATAAATGCGTTGATTGGTCAACACTCGCTTTTTGGAATGGAAAGTTTACTCGAAACTAAAACAGCACCTGAACTTACTGAATATCGTGTTCGCGCATTAGAAAATGGTACCGTTCTATTTATTGACCGCGAGTTTCTTCTCAATTATTTATATGCAAACCCACAATTTTTCCATCTTATACTTGATGAAGTTATTGTCAGATATTTATTTACATCAAAAAATTACAAGAATATTAATCAAGCACCCATAGTCAAAGTAACGCGTATTTTGGTGGAAATTATTGAGTTACTTCATTTGCATCAAACAGAGGGGGCAATTGAGCTTCCAGTCTATGTCACGCAAACTTTCTTAGCTGATTATTGTCGTTCGAGTCGAGCTAGAGTAACTGAAGTGTTAGAAGAGCTACGGGAAAGCGGACTACTGCTTTCCAAAAAGCCCATCACCATTAGCTCGCACGAGAATCTACTCAATCAAATAGATAGTTTTCAAACCGGAAACGGCTTATTAACGAGATAA
- a CDS encoding ImmA/IrrE family metallo-endopeptidase — translation MYEKLVNKYQDEVTIREEKMPYKLPGLYLNGTIFISKDQSSIEKGCVLVEELMHYKYTVGNITKQETIMDKKQEIFARRKGYEELIPLDDIIACFYLGLREYFEVAEFLEVTEEFLRHTVTHYAEKYGPMYDYGGYFINFGNSIDVYKKF, via the coding sequence TTGTACGAAAAATTGGTAAATAAATACCAAGATGAGGTAACAATCAGAGAAGAAAAAATGCCTTACAAATTGCCAGGTCTTTATTTAAATGGGACGATTTTTATTAGTAAGGATCAATCTTCCATTGAAAAAGGCTGTGTTTTAGTAGAAGAATTGATGCATTACAAATACACTGTAGGTAACATCACTAAACAGGAAACAATTATGGATAAAAAACAAGAAATTTTTGCTCGTCGTAAAGGTTATGAGGAACTAATACCGCTTGATGACATCATTGCTTGTTTTTATCTAGGCTTACGAGAATATTTTGAAGTAGCGGAGTTTTTAGAGGTAACAGAAGAATTTTTGCGCCATACAGTTACTCATTACGCAGAAAAATATGGTCCGATGTATGATTATGGTGGATATTTCATTAATTTTGGCAATTCCATTGATGTTTACAAGAAGTTTTGA
- a CDS encoding helix-turn-helix transcriptional regulator yields the protein MELNKFVGNKIKQYREERGLNQEALAEKLHTTRQTISRYENGDRKANQDVLFELAKIFNKRLDDFFPERNLPPVDERLVTIAAHIDDDVTEEEMRDILAYIEMKKKLHRGM from the coding sequence ATGGAGTTAAATAAATTTGTAGGAAATAAAATAAAACAATATCGCGAGGAACGAGGCTTAAATCAAGAAGCATTAGCAGAAAAGCTTCATACAACTCGCCAAACTATTAGCCGTTATGAAAATGGTGATCGAAAAGCAAATCAAGACGTTTTATTTGAACTTGCAAAAATTTTCAACAAACGATTAGATGACTTTTTTCCTGAAAGAAATTTACCACCTGTTGATGAACGCTTGGTAACAATTGCAGCCCATATTGATGATGACGTAACCGAGGAAGAAATGCGGGATATTTTAGCTTATATAGAGATGAAGAAAAAACTCCATCGCGGGATGTGA